The Desulfonatronum lacustre DSM 10312 region ATGCTGCTGTATTTCAAGCGCAGACACTGGTTGTAGCTGCAAATAAATCTCCCGAGAGTCGATGTCGGCGCTTGCGCAGCAGGCCGGGAAACATTATATCGAATTTCGATATCGAATAAAGGCGGTCTGCCATGCCCCGAGAAAGCTCCACCAAAATGTTGGAACACCACGACCTGCTCTCCGGGCTGGTCCGGCTGCACGTGCTGCACCACGCCGCGGAGCAGGAAATTTACGGGCAGTGGATGATCGACGAGCTGGCCGAGCACGGGTATCGGCTGAGTCCGGGGACCCTGTACCCGATGCTGCACGCCATGGAACGCAAGGGGTACCTGGTCTCCCGCACGGAAAAGAACGGGAAGGTGACGCGCAAGTTCTACCGGGCCACGGCAAAGGGGCTGGAGGGTTTGGCCGTGGCCAAGGAACGGCTGCGGGAGCTTGTGGGCGAAACCATGCCGGAGCATGCGGAAGTTCGGAAACAAGGCGCTCCGAAAACCGGTTAGGGAGATCAACGGTTGTTTGAATTCATCGACGTGCACTATGACAACATTCTGGACCTGCCGCACCTGGTGCTCGGCACGGAACAGGTCACCTCCCTGGTGGGGGCCAGCGGCAGCGGCAAGACCACGGTGTTGCGCCTGCTGAACAAGATGATCTCGCCCACCCGCGGACGTATCCTGTTCCAGGGCGAGGACCTGACTCAAAGGGACTCGGTCCGCCACCGTCGCGACGTGGTCATGCTTTCCCAGAGTCCGGCGATCTTCGAGGGCACGCTGGGGGACAATCTGCGGGCCGGGTCGCGGTTTCAGGAAAAGGAACCGCCCGGCGACGGTGATCTGAAAAGATTATTGGAGCAGGTCCGCCTGGCCAAGCCCCTGGACGAGGCGGCAGACAAGCTTTCCGGCGGGGAGCGCCAGCGGCTGGCCCTGGCCCGGGTGCTCCTGCTGGAACCCCGGGTCTATCTGCTGGACGAGCCCTCCTCGGCCCTGGACGAGGAAACCGAACAACTGATCTTCGACATGCTCACCGCCCATGTCCGGGCAGCGGGCAAGACCATCATCATGGTCACCCATTCCAAGGCCATGGCCCGGAAGTACTCGGACACGATCATCGAGATGTCCGGGGGGAAAGTGCGTCGAGAGGAGGCTCGTCCATGAACGACGTCATTGATCTGACCATGCTCCAGGTCGGCCTGGCCTACATCTTCGTGCTTATCGTCCTGGCCATCGTCCGTTTCCGGGGCATCGGCCGCGAGAAGGAAATCGTACTGTCCTCGTTGCGCATGACGCTGCAACTGGTCCTGGTCGGGTACGTGCTGGTCTACGTGTTCGACAATCCGAGCCCGTACGTCACCGGCCTGATCATCGTGGTCATGGAAGCGTTCGCGATCCACACAATATTCCGGAAATTCCGGGACAGGCTGACCAATCCCCTGCGCAAGGTCATCGCCTTTGCCATGTGCTTCGGCACCCTGACCTGCATCGTCTATTTCCTGCTGGTGGTGGTCCGCGTCACGCCCTGGTACGAACCCAGGTACTTCATACCCATCGCCGGGATGATCATCGGCAATTCCATGACCGGCATCTCCCTGGGCGTGAAGTCGCTGCTGGAGGGCATGACCACCCGCAAGCACCTGGTGGAGGAAGCCCTGATTCTCGGCGCCACGCCCAAAGCCGCCACCCGAGGGATCGTCAACGGGGCCTTTGACTCGGCCATCATGCCGACCATCAACTCCATGGTCGGCATGGGCATCGTTTTTCTGCCGGGAATGATGACCGGCCAGATCCTCTCCGGCACCGTCCCGACCACGGCCATTGCCTACCAGATCGCCATCATGCTCGGCATCCTCGGCGCCGTGGCCCTGACCATCATCACCATGCTGCAGCTGGGCTGCCGCACGTTTTTCAACAAGCAGGACCAGTTGGTGTGACGCGGAACCGATTCCCCCAGGAGCGGCTTTCAAGTTTTTCCTCTGAGCATCAAGGACACACCGAACTCTCATCAGGAGTTGACCAATGGATGACCATCCAACGAACACCCGGCGAATTTGGGAGGTTTTCAAGGCCTTTCTTGCTTTAGGCCTGACCTCCTTCGGCGGTCCCATCGCCCATCTGGGTTATTTCCGGACGGAGTTCGTGGCTCGGCGGAAGTGGCTGAACGAGTCGAGCTACGCCGATCTGGTGGCCATGTGCCAGTTCCTGCCCGGCCCGGCCAGCAGCCAGGTCGGGTTCGCCCTGGGGCTGATGCGGGCAGGGCCGTTGGGGGCCGCCGCGGCCTGGCTGGCCTTCACCCTGCCCTCGGCCGTGATCCTGGTGCTCTTCGCCTACGGGGCCGCGGTCATGGGCGGGCCCATCGGCATGGGCGTGATTCACGGGCTGAAGATCGTGGCCGTGGCCATCGTGGCCCATGCGGTCTGGGGCATGGCCAAAAACCTCTGTCCGGATCGGGAACGGGCCGGGATCGCCCTGGGGGCCGTGCTGATCATCGTCTTCACGGGCGGGGCCCTGGGCCAGGTCGCCGCCATCATCGTCGGGGCCCTGGCCGGATTGTGGTTGTGCCGGGCCAAGGCGGACCACTGCGCGGAGCGGGCCCATTTTCCGGTTTCCCGGGCCGCCGGCTTTGTTTCCCTGGCGCTTTTCCTGCTCCTGCTGCTGGGACTTCCGTTGCTGACAACACTCACCTCGGCCCAGGGGCCGGCCCTGGTCGATTCCTTCTACCGGGCCGGGGCCCTGGTCTTTGGCGGCGGCCACGTGGTCCTGCCGCTTCTGGAAGCCGGAGTGGTGCAGCCCGGCTGGGTCACGCCGGATCAATTCCTAGCGGGCTACGGCGCGGCCCAGGCCGTGCCCGGACCGCTGTTCACCTTCGCGGCCTATCTCGGCGCGGTGGTCGAACCGGCCCCCAACGGCCTGCTCGGAGCCCTGCTCGCCCTGGTCGCGGTTTTCGCGCCGGGTTTTCTGCTCCTGGTGGCCGTGCTGCCGTTCTGGAACGACTTCTGCCGCGTCGAGGGCGCGCAGGCCCTGATGCGCGGGGCCAACGCCGCTGTGGTCGGCATTCTCGGGGCGGCCCTGTACCACCCGGTCTGGACCAGCGCCATTCTCGGGCCGTATGAATTCGCCCTGGCCCTGACGGGGTTCGTGCTGCTGGAAAAGTGGAAAGCCCCGTCCTGGGCCGTGGTGATCATCTCCGCACTGGGCGGCTTGCTGATCAGCCTGGCAAAGGGAACGGCCCTGTAATGCAGCGCCACGGATGGACAGACTGGAGCCGGCCGGCCCTCACACAAACGGCATGAGCAGCAGCTTGCGGAGTTTTTGGAAGTTCGCGTCGCGGAAAATGTTCAGGCCGATGGGCATGTGTTCGTGGCCCTGGGCGGGCTGGTCCTGGTAGGTTCGAAACAGGCGGTCCCACCAGGGGAAGTTGAACCCGAAGTTCCTGTTCGCTTCCTTCATGTTCGTGGAGTGGTGAACTCGGTGCATGTCCGGCGTGACCACCAGCCGCCGCAGCCGGGCGTCCGCGGCCAGGGGCAGACGGATGTTGGAGTGATTGAACATGGAGACGCCGTTAAGCATGATTTCAAAGACGATCACCGCCAGGGCCGGTGGCCCCAGGACAAGTACAACCAGCAACTTGATGCCCATGGACAGGATGTATTCCAGGGGGTGAAAGCGCACCCCGGTGGTCAGGTCGAAGACCGTGTCCGCGTGGTGCACTCTATGGATGCGCCACAGGGGTATCCAATAGTGCAAGGCCCGGTGCTGGAAATAGATGACCAGGTCAAGCAGCAGCAGGCCCGCGATGAACTGCCCGGGATAGGGGAGGGGCACGTTGTTCAGCAGCCCCCAGCCCCGCTCCGTCGCCAGCAGGGCCAGCCCCACGGGCAGGACCGGAAACAGGATGCGCAGCAGCAGCAAGGAGCCCGCGACCAGGCCGAGGTTGCCCACCCAGCGGATCATCCGTTGGGGAGGCGTTCGCCGACGAGGAAAGAGGTGCTCGGCGATCCCGAAGAGCAGCAAAGCGCCCGCGAAAAACGCCAAACGCCACCAGTGTTCGTGTTCCATGCGCTTCTCCGCGATGCCCGGTTGATGGCCTTTCTCCGAACCGCCGGTCAGGAGAAAATGCGGCTCAGGAAGCCTTTTTTCACCTTTTCCGGTTCCGGCAGGCCCAGGTGTCGGCAGATGCAACACTCCAGCTCGTGCTCATCCACGTCCTTGCCCTCGACCACGATCTCGTCGTTGACCATTACAGCCGGCGCCACGGGCAGATCCAAGGCAAAATACTCGTCAGTGGAGTACTCCGCGATGGGCTTGGAAATGGTCTCCACCTCAATGGCGTATTTCTCGCCCAGACCGGGCGAGATTTTCAGGAAATGCTTTCAAGGTTTGCCTCGTGGTTCGTTCAGAAAAAACCGTACCAGGACCATTCAATGGCCTCCTTGGATTGTGGGGTCCGCGTCCAATTGATCCCGCACCGCCGCGAAAATCTGACCTTCCTCCATAAAACCGCCGCTGATGAGCACGTGGTCGTTGATCATGATTCCGGGAGCCACCGGCAGGCCGAGACTTTTGTACGCCTCGGTGTGAAACTCCTCGCGGGGTTTGGAGACGATCTCCGTTTCCACGCCGTTAAGCCGGCCCAACCTGGGCAGCACGGACAGATAGTGCTGTCAGGTCTTGCCCCGGGGTTCATTCAGAAAAAAACGCACCTTGACCATGATCATTCCTCCCGTGAATCGGTGTTGAGCAGTTGATCCATGCGCCCTGCGAAAGCCTCAGGGGCGAGAAAGTCCACCAGCCGCAGGTCCGGGCGCTCTCGGCCCCGGGCGTCGAGAAAGACGATGGTCGGCACGCCGCGGACCCGGTACTCGCGCAACAGCCGCTCATGCAGCGGATTGCCGCCCCGGGTCACGTCGATCTTGATCATGACCATGTTCCGAGCGCGTTCGACCACGTCCGGATGGTGGAAGGTCACGGCTTCCAGCTCCCGACACGGCGCGCACCAGGTGGCGGAGAAGTCGATGATGACCGGCTTGTCCTGTTCCCGGGCCTGTTCCAGCAGTCTTTCGGAATAGGGCTGCCACTCCACCCCGGCGCCGCGTACGGCCCAGGAACCCACCAGGAGCACGGCCAGAAGCAGCCCGGCCAGGCCCACGCCGTTCTTGATCCAGGGGAAAGCTCGAAAGGTAGCCGTGGAGCGGTCCACCCAGGCCAGATGCACGGCCGCGGCCATGGCCACCCCGACCATCAGGAACAGGCCCCAGGGCTCGCCCAGCAGCGGGCGGACGAAATAGGCGGCCATGCCCACCAGGACCCAGCCCATCAGCTTGCGCACCCAGATCATCCATTCCCCGGAGCGGGGCAAACGCTGGAGGTTGCCGGAAAACACGGCCAGCACGAACAGCGGGATGCCCAGACCAAGACTGAGGGTGAAAAAGACCAGAAAGCCGATCCAGGGGCTGCCCATGGTCGCCACCCAGGTCAGCAGACCCAGGACGAACGGCCCGATGCACGGCGCGGCCACCACGCCCAAAGTCAGGCCCATGAACAGGGTGCCCACGTACCCGGCCCGGGATTTGGACGCGGCCCGGGTCAGGGCCGCGGGCATGCGCAGCTCCCAGAAGCCGAACAGGCTCATGGCAAAGGCCACCAAAACCAGGGCGATGACCCCAAGGACCAGAGGATTCTGGAGCAGCCCGCCCATCAAGCCCCCGGTCATGGCCGCCACCGTGCCCAGGATGGAATTGGTCAGGGCCAGTCCGCCGATGTACAGCAGCCCGTGGGCGATCAGCCCGGCCTTGCCCTGCTCGTCCCGCCCGGCGAAATAGGACACGGTGATGGGAATCAGCGGATAGACGCAAGGCGTCAAATTCAGGGCCATGCCGCCGAAAAAGATGCCCAGCAGGGTCCAGACCATGGCCCAGCCGGACAAGGGGCCCGGCGCTTCCGGAGCAAACGGGGCCTCGGCGTGGCCGTCGTCGAACTCTGGCAGGGTGGCTGCCGTGGGATACCCTTTCTCCTCCCACTCCCGAAAACCCAACGGATCGCGATAAACGTTCACATAACCCAAGGAGACGGCCACCCGGGCCGCCGAGTCGCTGCGGACTCAGGCCAGACCGTCTCAGTAAAAGACGATGGTCCGCTCCTTGTCCTCGCCCAGGACGGCCCGCAGGTCGTCTTTCTTGCTCCATCTGGCCCACCAGGTGGGTTCCATGGAAAAGACCACGGCCCCTTCCATGTGCCCGGGGGCGAACTCCCATTCCTGGCGGGTGTCCACCAGCAGCAGGTCCGGGTCCCTCTGGTACAGCTCCCAAAGCTCGTCCGTGGTGATCACGCCGTACCCGCCGCGCTCGGCCTCGGCCAGGACGTCGTCCCAGCCGGCGTCTTGCGGCGTCACGGCCCGGCTGGTCAGCCACAGGGCGCTTCCGGCGGCGATCACGAAAAGAAGAAGTCCGAGTACGATGCGCTTCGACATGACGGCCTCCTTTGGGGTTGGAATGCGGCCTACTTGATCCGGCCTTCATGCCGCAGCTTTGCCAGGAGGAAGTCGGCCCCGGAGCGGGAAAGCCCTACGGCTTCGGCCACCTGGTCCGCTTCCAGAGTGCCCGAACGGGCCATGTGCAGCACTTCCTCCTCCAGCTCTTCCAGCCAGTTCTCGAACAGCACCAGGATTTCCGGGTGAGCGATGGCCATCAGCTGCCGGGAGCGGGCCACCTTGTCCACAAGGCTTTGGCACATTTTTGTTGGATCGACACCTTCGTCCATGCATTCGGCCAGTCAGAGGTGGACCATGCTGCTGACCTTGTCTTCCCCCTGTTCCGTGCCTTGCCCCCCGGTCATGCCGACGATGATTGTCAGCCGCTGTTCGTCGGAAAGCAGGGGAAAGACCTCCGCGGCCGCGTCGGCCACGACCCGGGCCGCCTCTTCCGGAGGCATGGTGCGTAGGATGTTGCGAAAGTTGTTCATTGTCGCTTGTCTCCGTGGTCAAAAGGATTTTTTCTCGGCAAGCAGAGCCTGGGCCAACGCGCTCAAGGTCCGCAGGATGAACAGGATTTCCTCGGAAGCCAGGGTGTAGAAGATGAAGGGCCCGCGCCGCTCCACCCGGACCAGCAGGGCCCGCTTGAGTTCCTTCAGGTGATGCGAGACCAGGGGTTGGGAAAGGTCCAGGACCTCGGCGATCTGGTTCACGGACTGCTCTCCTTGACCCAGGTGACACAAAATCCGCAGCCGGTTGGCGTCGGACAGCACCTTGGACAGAAAGGCCGCGTCGGCGAGTTGCTCTCGGGGAATGCAGGCAGGCTTCGTCATCATGACCTCAACGAGAAATAAGCATATAAACAGATATTGATATATTGACTGGAAACGATACGGTCAAGGGCTGGAGCGAAATGGATTTCAACTCGCGGTTGACTTAAATTGATGGATTGATTCATAGATGAAGGAACTATTCAGCACATCCTGGGTAGAGCCTCATCCCGATGCTGGATTCCCGCCTTCGCGGGAATGAGTTTTTTTCCCTGTTGCCTGAATCAGTCGTACCCGCGAAGGCGGATATCCTGGACGCTTATACTCGGATGAACCGGTAGTTACGAACAAACATAATCGCAATTTCCGTCCGGGATTTTTTCCCGTCTCCCGGGATTTTCTTCGTCTAGAATTAGGAGATTCCCCTACAGACAAGACCAACCTACATGCTATTGAGTTGGTATGCTTTTCACGCCCAGGCGCACGGCTGCGGTCAATTATCAGTTCCACCCCAACATCCTTATCAAGGAGGTCGGCATGAAGCGCAAGATTACCGTACTGGTTATGGCGGGTTTTTGGATAGCGGCCGTGGGGCTTTTCGCCTGCGGCAGGGAGCAGGCCGTGGATGTTCGCGAGGTCAAGGCCCAGCCCAAGGAATTCGTCGGATCGGACACCTGTCGCAACTGTCACCTGGAACACTACGACTCCTGGAGAATGACCCTGCACAGTCGGATGCTCATCGACGTGCGGGAGAACCCTTACGCCATCCTGGCGGATATGAACCCCGACCTGATCCGGGCCGACCTGGAAAAGGTCAAGGACCGGCTCAAGGTTCCGGTGGAGGACGTCTACATCCCGACCAAGGATGAAATCCTCTACACCATCGGCACGCAGTGGAAACAACGCTACATCGTCCAGAAAGACGGCAAATATCATGTGGCGCCGGTCCAGTACAATATCGCCACCAAACGCTGGGTCAACTATTACGACGACGCCTGGGACAAGCGGGACTGGCTGGTGCGCTGCGGCGGTTGCCACGCCACGGGCGTGGACCTGGACAACTACACGTTCGCCGAGACATCCATCGGCTGCGAGGCCTGCCACGGCCCCGGCTCGCAACATACGGCTCTTCCACGCACTGCTTTGTTCGAGAAACGGGAAACCATCATCAACCCGGCCAAGCTCACCGCGGGCATCGCCGTGCAGATCTGCGGCTCCTGCCACACCCGTGGCAATGCCAAGCATGAAACGTACCCTGAAGCCGGCTGGCCCGTGGGGTTCACCCCGGGCATGGTCATGGAGCCGATTTATGAAAGCTCCTACGACAAGGCGGACATGCGGCGTCTTTACCCGGACTACGCTTCCCGCTCACACCACCAGCAGTATATAGACTGGATGCAGTCCGAGCATGCCGTGCAGGGCGTGACCTGCACCTCCTGTCACTCCGTACACCGTCTGGGTATTTCCCCCACCAGGTTCCAGACCAAGGAAGCCGGGTCCAGCCAGTGTCTGAGCTGCCATACCATGGTTAACGCCAATCGGGCCCATTCCATCCATTCCTTCGCCAACTGCCTGGGCTGTCACATGCCGCGCATCGCCAGCACGGCCGAGCCCAACGACATCCGCAGCCACACCTTCAACGCCAGGGCGCCCATGGACACCATTGACGACCCGAACCTGCCCAATTCCTGTCAGATTTGCCACTATCACAAGGACGACGATCTGGCCGAGTTGCAGCGTAAGTATGAAATCCTGACCCAGTTGCCACAGCCCCAAGGAATGATGATTCCCGCGGTAACGTACGATACATTCACGGAACGTCCCGGAACCGCTCCCGTGGCCAGCCCGGAATAATGTTCAGGGGAGATTCAAACCAACAAGGGGGATGTCATGATCATCAAAAAAGCGACGCCCCTGCTCTTCATTCTGATGCTGCTCCTGCCCGAACCGGTGTTCGGGCAGGAGGAGATGGCCTCCCGGTACTACCGCTATCGCAGCACGGAAATGAGTACGGGCGTTTACGAGGAGTACGAAGTCCGACCCCGGTCCATGGGCCGGGTCGACGCCGTCGGGGAAGTTCAGGGCCGAGGCCTCAGCAGGATCGACGAAGAGGAAAGCCGGGCCTTGAACCGGATGTTTCTGAACGACGCGCACCAGGGGCTGCGGTTTTACGAACAACGCCGCTGCGTGTCCTGCCATGTCGAGGAGGCGCGCAACAACCGCCACTACGTCCGGCACGGCATCACCTGTCGCCAGTGCCACGGCGAGGAGCCCATCGCCAGCAGCAACCACTTTTTTTCCCGGTTGAACAACATTCGCCAGCATACCCACGTCTGCGCCAAATGCCACGAAGGAGCCTCCGCCTCCTTTGCCCTGTACAAGGTGCACGAGCCCAATCCGGCCATGATCAGCACCGCGGACGTTCTTCCGCTGCTGTTTTATGCCTTCTGGATCATGATCGCCGTGGCCGTGGGCACCTTTGCCCTGTTCCTGCCGCACACCTTCTTGTGGGGCGTGCGGGAACTGTTCATCAAGAAAGCGAGGTCCGACGATGAGCAGCACTGAGAGCAGCACTAACGCCAAAATCCGGATCAAGCGGTTCACCGCGACGCAACGATTGTTTCACTTGGTGCTCATGGTCACCTTCCTGGTCCAGTCCGCCACCGGGCTGGCCAGGATGTACCACGAGACGGCCTGGGGGCAGGGTCTCGGGAATATTTTCGGCGGATTCGAGGCCTCCCTGACCGTGCACATCTACGTGGGCATCTTCATGGTCTGCGCGTTCGTGGTCCATGTCCTCTATGCACTGCTCAACATGGTCATCAACCGAACCGGCCTGTTCGGGCCGGATTCCCTGCTGCCCCGGTTCGCCGACCTGAAGCAGGCCGGGCAGCACGTGGGCTGGATTCTCGGTCTTTCCAGGCATCCGCCGTTGGATCGCTGGGGATACTGGGAAAAATTCGACTATTGGGCTGTTTTCTGGGGTATGGTCATCCTGGGCGGGACCGGCCTGCTCCTGGCCTATCCCCTGGCGTCCAGCAACTACATGCCCGGCTGGGGGCTGAACGTGGCCTTCTGGGTGCACCGCATCGAGGCCATCCTGGCCATGGCCCATATCTTCGTCATCCACTTCTTCATCGCCCATCTGCGGCGCAGCAACTTCCCCATGGACCGGACCATCTTCCAGGGCAGCGCGGACCTGCGCGTCGCCGCGCACGAACGTCCGGCCTGGTTGGCCCGGCTGAAGGAATCCGGCAAGCTGGACCAGATGATCGTGGGGGAGGCTCCGGTCTACAAACGGGCCGTCTTCCTGATCATCGGCTTCGCCGCCGTGGCCGCCGGCGTGTACATGCTCATCGGCGGGCTGGTTCACGCGCCCCTGATTACGTGGTGATGAAAGAGAAACAACCGGCGTACCCCAACACCAAAAACGCCCCTCCGCTCGACGAGCGGAGGGGCGTTTTTACGACATCGGTGCATCCGGTTATCTTCACTGATCCACTTCACTGATCAGGGCGCCGTAGCCCTGCTCTTCCATCTCTTCGATTGGGATGAACCTCAGCGCCGCGGAGTTCATGCAATAACGCAGGCCGGTTGGAGCCGGACCATCGGCGAATACGTGTCCCAGATGAGAGTCCGCGTAGCGGCTGCGGATTTCGGTGCGAACCGAAAAAAAGCCTCTGTCTTCTTTCTCCACCACCCAATCCGGGTTGATAGGTTTGGTAAAGCTGGGCCAGCCGGTGCCGGAGTCATACTTGTCGCGGGATGAGAACAGCGGTTCGCCGGATACAATATCCACATAGATACCCGGCCGCTTTTCATCATTGTATGCGTTCTTAAAGGGGGGCTCCGTACCGTCTTTTTGGGTGACGTTGTACTGCACCTTGGTCAGCCGAGCCCTGAGTACCCTGTCGTCCGGTTTTTCAAAGGTAGCGGGGTTGAATCCCTCCACCTGGATTTGCCGACGGTTGGATTCGCCACGATCAGCCTGCCCGGGGCCATCACCGATTTGCGGACGATACCGGGAGTAATCTACTTCCATATCTTCTCCCCAGACGGATTCGATGAATTGGTAGCGTCCCGAGTTGAAGGTATAATACTTGTAGCGCAGCGGATTTTTCTTGGAGTAATCCTGGTGGTACTCCTCGGCCTCGTAGAAGACTTTGAAAGGGACGATCTCGATCACGACCGGAGCGGCATAGCGGCCGGACTCCTCCAGTGCCTTCACTGAGGCTTCCGCGGCCAGTTTCTGCTCCTGGTCATGATAGAAAATCGCCGGGCGATATTGCCTGCCGCGGTCCACGTACTGGCCTTCGGCATCCGTGGGGTTGGCGGTCCGCCACAGCGCCTGAAGCAGTCCTTCGTAGGTGATCACCGTTGGGTCATAATAGACCTGTACGACCTCGGTATGGCCGGTGCGACCACCCGCGACCTCCTTGTAGGTCGGGTTTTTCTCTTCGCCTCCGCTGTAACCGGATACCGCCTCGACCACGCCGGGGACTTTTTCAAAGGCTTCCTCCACACACCAGAAGCACCCACCAGCGAAGGTGGCAAGAGCCAGATCACGATCGACCGGGGCATACTTCGAGTCCATGTCGCTGGAAGCGCTCAGTTGGAATCCCGCCAATGCCATGACAGCCGCTGTGAACATCAGGAACAGATACCGTTTCATAATCTTAACCTCCTGTTTGTGAATACAGTAATCTGTTTTGCATGAAATTCATCACAGCCGGTTCACCAGTTGATAACATTTTTATAACGACGGCTCAGTGGGAATGTAGACCGGTAACAGGATGCAGAAGGATGCGCCCCCCGCGGCACGATTTTCAACACGGATATCACCGCCCTGAAGCGCCATGATCCTGCGGGCAATCGCCAAGCCGAGCCCGGCATGGCCGGCGCCGGAAGACGCACCCCGATAGAAAGGCTCAAAGATATGTGGCAGGTCCTGCTCTGGAATGCCCGGGCCGGTGTCGTGCACGCAAACCCCCGGTACACCGCCCTCCTGACCAACGACCACTTCAATATGACCCCCAGCGGGGCTGTAAGCAATGGCATTGCCGATCAGATTATCCAGCACCCGTTCGGTCATGGCAAGGTCCGCGTAGGCTGTCGGCAAATCCG contains the following coding sequences:
- a CDS encoding PadR family transcriptional regulator, with translation MPRESSTKMLEHHDLLSGLVRLHVLHHAAEQEIYGQWMIDELAEHGYRLSPGTLYPMLHAMERKGYLVSRTEKNGKVTRKFYRATAKGLEGLAVAKERLRELVGETMPEHAEVRKQGAPKTG
- a CDS encoding ABC transporter ATP-binding protein, with translation MFEFIDVHYDNILDLPHLVLGTEQVTSLVGASGSGKTTVLRLLNKMISPTRGRILFQGEDLTQRDSVRHRRDVVMLSQSPAIFEGTLGDNLRAGSRFQEKEPPGDGDLKRLLEQVRLAKPLDEAADKLSGGERQRLALARVLLLEPRVYLLDEPSSALDEETEQLIFDMLTAHVRAAGKTIIMVTHSKAMARKYSDTIIEMSGGKVRREEARP
- a CDS encoding ABC transporter permease — encoded protein: MNDVIDLTMLQVGLAYIFVLIVLAIVRFRGIGREKEIVLSSLRMTLQLVLVGYVLVYVFDNPSPYVTGLIIVVMEAFAIHTIFRKFRDRLTNPLRKVIAFAMCFGTLTCIVYFLLVVVRVTPWYEPRYFIPIAGMIIGNSMTGISLGVKSLLEGMTTRKHLVEEALILGATPKAATRGIVNGAFDSAIMPTINSMVGMGIVFLPGMMTGQILSGTVPTTAIAYQIAIMLGILGAVALTIITMLQLGCRTFFNKQDQLV
- the chrA gene encoding chromate efflux transporter, with the protein product MDDHPTNTRRIWEVFKAFLALGLTSFGGPIAHLGYFRTEFVARRKWLNESSYADLVAMCQFLPGPASSQVGFALGLMRAGPLGAAAAWLAFTLPSAVILVLFAYGAAVMGGPIGMGVIHGLKIVAVAIVAHAVWGMAKNLCPDRERAGIALGAVLIIVFTGGALGQVAAIIVGALAGLWLCRAKADHCAERAHFPVSRAAGFVSLALFLLLLLGLPLLTTLTSAQGPALVDSFYRAGALVFGGGHVVLPLLEAGVVQPGWVTPDQFLAGYGAAQAVPGPLFTFAAYLGAVVEPAPNGLLGALLALVAVFAPGFLLLVAVLPFWNDFCRVEGAQALMRGANAAVVGILGAALYHPVWTSAILGPYEFALALTGFVLLEKWKAPSWAVVIISALGGLLISLAKGTAL
- a CDS encoding sterol desaturase family protein, which gives rise to MEHEHWWRLAFFAGALLLFGIAEHLFPRRRTPPQRMIRWVGNLGLVAGSLLLLRILFPVLPVGLALLATERGWGLLNNVPLPYPGQFIAGLLLLDLVIYFQHRALHYWIPLWRIHRVHHADTVFDLTTGVRFHPLEYILSMGIKLLVVLVLGPPALAVIVFEIMLNGVSMFNHSNIRLPLAADARLRRLVVTPDMHRVHHSTNMKEANRNFGFNFPWWDRLFRTYQDQPAQGHEHMPIGLNIFRDANFQKLRKLLLMPFV
- the tsoC gene encoding NEPxGxxU motif selenoprotein TsoC, translated to MVLVRFFLNEPRGKPUKHFLKISPGLGEKYAIEVETISKPIAEYSTDEYFALDLPVAPAVMVNDEIVVEGKDVDEHELECCICRHLGLPEPEKVKKGFLSRIFS
- the tsoC gene encoding NEPxGxxU motif selenoprotein TsoC; its protein translation is MVKVRFFLNEPRGKTUQHYLSVLPRLGRLNGVETEIVSKPREEFHTEAYKSLGLPVAPGIMINDHVLISGGFMEEGQIFAAVRDQLDADPTIQGGH
- the tsoB gene encoding rhodanese/DsbD fusion-like selenoprotein TsoB; this encodes MSKRIVLGLLLFVIAAGSALWLTSRAVTPQDAGWDDVLAEAERGGYGVITTDELWELYQRDPDLLLVDTRQEWEFAPGHMEGAVVFSMEPTWWARWSKKDDLRAVLGEDKERTIVFYUDGLAUVRSDSAARVAVSLGYVNVYRDPLGFREWEEKGYPTAATLPEFDDGHAEAPFAPEAPGPLSGWAMVWTLLGIFFGGMALNLTPCVYPLIPITVSYFAGRDEQGKAGLIAHGLLYIGGLALTNSILGTVAAMTGGLMGGLLQNPLVLGVIALVLVAFAMSLFGFWELRMPAALTRAASKSRAGYVGTLFMGLTLGVVAAPCIGPFVLGLLTWVATMGSPWIGFLVFFTLSLGLGIPLFVLAVFSGNLQRLPRSGEWMIWVRKLMGWVLVGMAAYFVRPLLGEPWGLFLMVGVAMAAAVHLAWVDRSTATFRAFPWIKNGVGLAGLLLAVLLVGSWAVRGAGVEWQPYSERLLEQAREQDKPVIIDFSATWCAPCRELEAVTFHHPDVVERARNMVMIKIDVTRGGNPLHERLLREYRVRGVPTIVFLDARGRERPDLRLVDFLAPEAFAGRMDQLLNTDSREE
- the tsoA gene encoding LULAXC motif selenoprotein TsoA → MNNFRNILRTMPPEEAARVVADAAAEVFPLLSDEQRLTIIVGMTGGQGTEQGEDKVSSMVHLULAECMDEGVDPTKMCQSLVDKVARSRQLMAIAHPEILVLFENWLEELEEEVLHMARSGTLEADQVAEAVGLSRSGADFLLAKLRHEGRIK
- the tsoR gene encoding ArsR/SmtB-type metalloregulator TsoR translates to MMTKPACIPREQLADAAFLSKVLSDANRLRILCHLGQGEQSVNQIAEVLDLSQPLVSHHLKELKRALLVRVERRGPFIFYTLASEEILFILRTLSALAQALLAEKKSF
- a CDS encoding multiheme c-type cytochrome, producing the protein MKRKITVLVMAGFWIAAVGLFACGREQAVDVREVKAQPKEFVGSDTCRNCHLEHYDSWRMTLHSRMLIDVRENPYAILADMNPDLIRADLEKVKDRLKVPVEDVYIPTKDEILYTIGTQWKQRYIVQKDGKYHVAPVQYNIATKRWVNYYDDAWDKRDWLVRCGGCHATGVDLDNYTFAETSIGCEACHGPGSQHTALPRTALFEKRETIINPAKLTAGIAVQICGSCHTRGNAKHETYPEAGWPVGFTPGMVMEPIYESSYDKADMRRLYPDYASRSHHQQYIDWMQSEHAVQGVTCTSCHSVHRLGISPTRFQTKEAGSSQCLSCHTMVNANRAHSIHSFANCLGCHMPRIASTAEPNDIRSHTFNARAPMDTIDDPNLPNSCQICHYHKDDDLAELQRKYEILTQLPQPQGMMIPAVTYDTFTERPGTAPVASPE